From Salmo salar chromosome ssa04, Ssal_v3.1, whole genome shotgun sequence, one genomic window encodes:
- the LOC106603310 gene encoding protein YIPF6 codes for MAEVDELSKPMFAGLSDVSISGDIPVEGEINVPVGTPSHDDEHSTLDEPVKDTILRDLKAVGKKFVHVMYPKKSSALLRDWDLWGPLLLCVTLALMLQGGSVDSKEDGGPQFAEVFVIIWFGSVIITLNSKLLGGTISFFQSLCVLGYCIMPLTVAMVVCRLVLLGGSGMVSFIVRLIVVTASFSWSTFASTAFLADSQPSNRKALVVYPVFLFYFVIGWMILTFSPSA; via the exons ATGGCGGAAGTGGATGAGTTAAGTAAACCTATG TTTGCAGGTCTGTCAGATGTATCCATATCAGGAGACATCCCTGTTGAGGGGGAGATCAATGTGCCTGTTGGAACCCCCAGTCATGATGACGAACACTCCACGCTGGATGAACCTGTCAAAGACACCATA TTACGAGATCTGAAAGCAGTGGGGAAAAAGTTTGTTCATGTGATGTATCCTAAGAAGAGTTCAGCGCTACTAAGAGACT GGGACTTGTGGGGCCCCTTATTGCTCTGTGTGACACTGGCTCT GATGCTGCAGGGGGGTTCAGTTGACAGTAAGGAAGATGGAGGGCCCCAGTTTGCAGAGGTGTTTGTGATCATCTGGTTTGGATCTGTCATCATCACACTGAACTCAAAGCTGCTGGGAGGCACCAT ATCTTTTTTCCAGAGCCTGTGTGTGCTAGGCTACTGCATCATGCCTCTGACTGTGGCAATGGTTGTCTGTAGGCTGGTGCTGCTGGGTGGATCTGGGATGGTCAGCTTCATCGTCCGACTAATTGTGGTCACAGCGTCATTCAGTTGGTCCACGTTTG CCTCTACAGCTTTCTTAGCAGATAGCCAGCCTTCTAATCGCAAAGCTTTGGTGGTGTATCCCGTCTTCCTCTTTTACTTCGTTATTGGATGGATGATTCTCACGTTCTCACCGTCTGCGTAA
- the LOC106603309 gene encoding oligophrenin-1: MGHPPLEFSDCYEDSPDFRERLKCYELELERTSKFLKDVIKDGNSVINAIKGYSVAVQKFSQTLSVFQFDFIGDSLTDDEMNIAESFQEFAGLLQEVEDDRMMLVQNACDLLIKPLEKFRKEQIGVTKERRKKFEKESEKYYSQLDKHLNLSAKKKETQLQEADELLDKERRNFYESSVEYVYQIQQVQDRKKFDVVEPVLAFLHSILTLNNLTVEMTQDFMPYKQELQLSLQNTRNHFESTREEIEELMKRMKDPTQIGKMHSQPVIEGYLYSQEKWALGVSWVKYYCKYHKDSKLFVMVPAEPKPATKQGPTELKLKSCFRRKTESIDKRFCFDIETYERNTPVTLQAVSEANRKLWMEAMYGKEPIYHSPIHKQAEMELNEVGFKFVRKCINFVETKGLTQEGVYRTVGSNIQVQKLLNVFFDQKCPGDVDFHSSDWDIKTITSAMKFYLRSLAEPLMTYGLNRDLILAAKSDNLDDRLGAIHCLTYKLPEKNREMLSLLIQHLVNVCGNSGDNLMTPSNMGVIFGPTLMRAKEETVAAMLDIKFQNIVVEILIEDYTKIFCSAPDESSTAPPMPPPRITPRKRQPITIAKRPLRICLAVNCGQLQNTENEQNGSRPEGVDFGGDTPTSPTPLQRTKPITAPSRLHRDTKRQALLPKPSTRQDRHSDSDVAKLVAKLQDGGQRPDTAATANGETGVTVNRAQSFQCRRPPPRSVAVIREAKSDGIIKTRSLAEKPAICRPPTRPPDPPSRYPAPHKSPTAAPSEDTPASYVASKAKFFENASRQFGSSSVSPPASTLLNVKEENLS; this comes from the exons ATGGGGCATCCTCCTCTTGAGTTCAGCGACTGCTATGAGGACAGTCCGGATTTTAGAGAAAGACTAAAATGCTATGAATTAGAATTGGAAAGAACAAGCAAATTTCTCAAAGATGTAATCAAAGACGGCAACAGTGTAATCAATGCAATCAAGG GTTATTCAGTGGCAGTGCAGAAGTTCTCCCAGACACTCAGTGTGTTCCAGTTCGACTTCATTGGTGATTCTCTGACAGATGATGAGATGAACATTG CGGAGTCTTTCCAGGAGTTTGCTGGTCTCCTACAGGAAGTGGAGGATGACAGGATGATGCTG GTTCAGAATGCTTGTGATCTGCTTATCAAGCCACTGGAGAAGTTTCGCAAGGAGCAAATAGGAGTGACAAAG GAAAGAAGGAAGAAGtttgagaaagagagtgaaaaatATTACTCTCAGTTAGATAAACATCTGAATTTGTCTGCTAAGAAGAAGGAAACTCAGCTGCAGGAG GCTGACGAGCTGCTGGACAAAGAGAGGCGGAACTTCTATGAGTCGTCAGTGGAATATGTGTACCAGATCCAGCAGGTGCAGGATAGGAAGAAGTTTGATGTGGTGGAGCCT gtgCTGGCATTTCTTCACAGTATCCTAACACTCAACAACCTGACGGTGGAGATGACTCAGGACTTCATGCCCTATAAGCAGGAGCTGCAGCTCAGCTTGCAGAAT ACGCGGAACCACTTTGAGAGCACTCGTGAGGAGATAGAGGAGCTGATGAAGAGAATGAAGGATCCAACCCAGATCGGTAAAATGCACAGCCAACCAGTCATTGAGGGCTACTTGTACTCTCAGGAGAAGT GGGCCTTGGGTGTGTCATGGGTGAAGTACTACTGTAAGTATCACAAAGACAGCAAGCTGTTTGTCATGGTCCCTGCTGAACCAAAACCTGCAACCAAACAG GGCCCCACAGAGCTGAAGCTTAAATCCTGCTTCCGCAGAAAGACAGAGTCCATAGACAAGCGCTTCTGCTTTGATATTGAAACTTACGAGAG aaacacacctgtcacACTCCAGGCAGTTTCGGAGGCCAACAGGAAGTTGTGGATGGAGGCCATGTATGGAAAAGAGCCT ATTTATCATTCCCCAATTCACAAGCAAGCTGAAA TGGAATTGAATGAAGTTGGATTCAAGTTTGTGAGAAAATGCATCAACTTTGTTGAAACTAAAG GACTCACACAAGAAGGAGTGTACAGAACTGTTGGCAGCAACATCCAAGTCCAGAagcttttaaatgtattttttg accagaaATGCCCAGGGGATGTGGATTTCCACAGCAGTGACTGGGACATAAAAACCATCACCAGTGCCATGAAGTTTTATCTCAG GAGTCTAGCAGAGCCTCTGATGACCTACGGTCTCAACAGGGACCTCATCTTAGCAGCAA AATCGGATAATCTAGATGATCGACTGGGTGCAATCCACTGCCTGACGTACAAACTCCCAGAGAAGAATCGAGAAATGCTAAGCCTACTGATCCAACACCTGGTCAA TGTCTGCGGTAACAGTGGGGACAACCTGATGACTCCCTCCAACATGGGGGTGATCTTTGGCCCCACCCTGATGAGGGCAAAGGAGGAGACTGTGGCAGCCATGTTGGATATAAAGTTCCAGAACATTGTTGTTGAGATTCTCATTGAGGACTATACCAAG ATCTTCTGCAGCGCACCAGATGAGAGTTCCACAGCCCCACCGATGCCTCCTCCAAGGATCACCCCAAGGAAACGGCAACCAATCACCATCGCCAAGCGTCCGCTCCGCATCTGCCTAGCAGTTAATTGTGGGCAGCTCCAGAACACTGAGA ATGAGCAGAATGGCAGCAGACCAGAGGGGGTGGATTTTGGCGGGGACACCCCAACGAGCCCCACACCTCTCCAGAGGACCAAACCCATCACCGCCCCTTCACGGCTCCATAGGGACACTAAAAGGCAGGCCCTCCTGCCGAAGCCATCCACCCGCCAGGACAGACACTCAGACTCTGACGTTGCCAAACTGGTCGCTAAGCTACAAGATGGAGGTCAGAGGCCAGATACAGCAGCAACAGCCAATGGTGAGACGGGAGTCACTGTGAACCGAGCGCAGTCCTTCCAATGTAGGAGACCACCTCCTCGAAGTGTTGCAGTCATCAGAGAAG CAAAAAGTGACGGCATTATAAAAACAAGGTCTCTAGCTGAGAAGCCTGCCATCTGCAGACCTCCAACCAGACCCCCTGACCCCCCTAGCCGATACCCTGCACCCCACAAGAGCCCCACTGCAGCCCCCAGCGAGGACACCCCAGCGTCGTA